The genomic region TACTCCAAGGCGAAGCGCCCAAACTAGCCAGTGGTACGCGAGAAGTTGACTGGATCTACGTTGATGATGTGATTGACGGTATGCTAGCGGCAGCAAAAGTAGTTGGAGTTGAAGGATATACCTTCGATCTGGGTTCGGGCAACTTAGTTTCTATTCGTTCGCTCGTAGAACAACTAACGCAAATAATTAACCCACAAATAGAACCTTTGTTTGGTGCTTTACCCGACCGACCAGTAGAAAAAGTGCGAGTAGCAAACATAACCTTGACTTTAGATAAATTAGGCTGGCAGCCGAAATTTTCTCTAGAAACAGGCTTAGTTTCTACAGTTGATTGGTTTCGCCAGCAGTCAAAAGCCGAGCGCACTTAAAGCGCTCGTAGTTGTATGTTTTGGACTAAATTGTCCGATAAAAAATTTATGCCAATTGCTTCAGTCTTCATTAGTTATAGCGCGTGCAAGTTATAATTCTGAGTTTGAAACAAGCGATTGATAAATATGGTTAGTAAAAAATATGACGAGTAAACAAAGAGAACAAGAAATTATTAACAGGCTAAAAGGTATTGTCGGCTTGCACTTAAGAAATTTAACTTCTTATTTATTATTTTTATGGATTGTAGCGGGCAAAAGCAAACCTCTAGCGCTCAGCCAGAAATCGGCGATCGTTTTTGCTCCTCACCAAGATGATGAAACTTTAGGCTGTGGTGGCGCGATCGCCCTCAAACGCCAGCAGGGAGTCCCAGTAAAAGTCGTATTTATGACTGACGGGCGCTATGGTTTCCTCGAACATATGGAAACGGTAGAAGTGATTAACTTGCGTAAAAAAGAAGCCCTAACTGCGCTTAATGTTCTTGGAGTTGCTGATTCAGAAATTATTTTTCTCGACCAAATCGACGGTACTTTGGCAAACTTGACCAGTGAATCGCGCCAAAACTTAGTCGCGCAGATCGTTCAATTGTTACAAAAAACTGCGCCGGGGGAAGTTTACGTTCCGCATCGCAAAGATTTTCACGCCGATCACGAAGCAACTTACGATCTAGTCCGGACTGCGATCGCCCAGTCTGGAATGCAGGTAGAGCTACTACAATATCCCATTTGGATATTCTGGCAAAATCCTCTTTCATTTCAACTTCAAAAGAGAGATCTCGACGGCGCTTATCGACTACTGATTAATTCCGTTCGCGATCGAAAACATCAAGCTATAGAAACTTATCAATCGCAGATTCCTGGTCTCAGTCGTGGTTTCTTACGACGATTTTTTTCGCCATACGAATTATTTTTCAAAGAATAAAGTCATTTCGACTTTACAGTTACAAGTTATTAAGAACAGATAATGTTCGCGGTAAACTAAAATAGTAGCCTGAATGTTCGCAGTAAACTAAAATAACAACTCTGTTTTTACCTAAAAACAGAGTTCAGATATATGAATATTCCAAATTATAGATAGCAATAGAACAGCTATGATTGCTAACTTTTTGCATCGTCTGGGTCACTACTTCAATTTTATTGTTGGCAAAATTAAAGGTCGAGTTAATCGTCTTAAAGTTGCGTCTTTCAAACCAGAAGGCATTGCCAAAGGAAACGCTCTAATTTCATATAACCTCGATCCATTTCTCGCCAAATCTACTGAAGCAGTTTGCAATAAGCATACCCATCACTGGGAAACTGTAGAGATGGTGAGAATTTTATTAGATTTAGGTTATTGTGTTGACGTTATTACCTTATTTAACGATTTATTTATACCTCAAAAGAAATATTCTATCGCAATAGATAGTCGGCATAATTTAGAAAGATTAGCTCCAATACTCGCTCGAAATTGTATCAGAATTTTGTATGCTGATACAGCTCATATCGTATTTCATAATGCGGCGGAGTGCAATCGATTATATGCCTTGCAACAAAGAAGAGGTATAACTCTACGCAATAACAGGTTTGAGCCACCGAATAAAGGAGTTGAGTACGCGGACTGCACGATCGTTTTAGGCAATGAATTTACGATTAATACCTTTAAATATGCTCGCAAACCAGTATATCGCGTGCCAATTTCGACAACTGAAGTTTATCCATTTCCAGTAGAAAAAGATTTTTCTACTTGTTGTCGGAGTTTTTTATGGTTTGGTAGTAATGGAGCAGTTCATAAAGGGTTAGATCTAGTTTTAGAAGCTTTTGCAGAAATGCCAGATTACCACTTAACTATCTGCGGGCCGGTTAGCAAAGAGCTAGATTTTGAAAAAGCCTTTTATAGAGAACTTTATCATACTCCTAACATTCATACTTATGGATGGATCGATGTTAGTAGTCCTGACTTTGTAAAAATTGCTAATTCTTGTCTTGGCATTATTTATCCTTCGTGTTCTGAAGGTGGTGGCGGTTGTGTAATTACCTGTATGCACGCTGGTTTAATCCCAATTGTGACTTACGAAGCTAGTGTAGATGTCAGAGATGATTATGGAGTTATCTTAAAAGAAGCTTCCATAGCAGAAATTAAAAAAGAGATTCAGAAAATATCTAGCCTACCTCCAGCAGAGTTAAAGGCAATGGCACGGCGAGCGTGGGAATTTGTGAGGGCAAATCATACACGAGAGAAGTATTCTCAAGAATATCGTAGGGTGATGACAGAAATTATTGATACTTTTGGAAAATCAAAAGATTTAAATTAATCGGAAACTGCTACTTGCTCTATCTCAACTAGCTTTCAAGGTAGTAAAATAATAGTTGGATTAGATTAGGTGAAATTAGCTTATCGCTATTGCTTGAATGAAAACTCATAGGAGTTTGGTAGTCAATCCCATACTTGTTTGTTGGTGCAAGTTCCTCCAATCTCCTTAAAAAGGAGAGAACGCTTACCTCCTGATTAAGAGGGTTAGGCGAGCTTCTACGATCTTTGCGTCACTAACCGAGCTATATTGGGTAGTCGATCCTTTTCTGAGCTAAATAGAAGCTATGAGTATACTTAAAAATAGTTAATTTTTCATCTAAAATGATAGTTGTTCAAAAACACAATCGATTAGTACTATTTTTTGTGTCGCTGCTTGAGAGCGAAATAGACATGTCTGAGCGAGGAAGTCGAACTACGTTGAAATAGCAAATAATTCTCAATAAATCGAAAATTTTCCAAGCGATCGTAGGTTGTCATTTTAGACCGCATAAGCGGGCGATTTTTGAAGTGAGGATAGTTATAGAGTTTGTATAACTGATATAACTCATGCTCATCGCGAGCGCAAAAATCTCAAGGGCAAAATAGCTAGATTCTAGATGCACCCTATCTCACCGAGAAAAACTACGACTTTGTGAAGAGGTCAACGGATTGTCATACAATTAAAATTGGTGAGCGATTCGTAATTGATTTATGGTTGTGTAGTTAACGCTGGTGCTTTCTAAGACATCTGTCATAGTAAGTGATAAATATTCTTGTTCTTCTCAGGAGCAATTGTTTTAAGCAGAGTAACTTTGGAGAAGATGGAAAAATTCTTCGATTTTATTTCAGGCATCTGCTATATTGCGAAGGAGAATGGGATTATAACTGAGAATTTTGCGCTAGAGAGATGGGCAATCGCATCTGTATAATCCGCTTATACCGACTTTATACCGATTGAGAGGCTGAAATTGACTATGAATGCTGACTTGCTTGACGCGATCGCCAATTCCGAAGCTTGGTGCGCCCGTAAGCAACGCGCTCTCTCAAGAAACATAACATGCAAATGACCCATTAGCTTTGGTTGACAATGCTAAGTTTTTCCCATGCTAGGTTGGATTGCGCCACACTAGCTTGTAAGTGCCGAAAAGTGACGGCAGCAGGCGTAAAGGCTCTCGCTAGAGCGTAATGTTAATTGTTAATTTGGTCATGGGCTTAGATGATATCAGATCGTTTGCCAAAACAAGATAACTCTGTAGCTACACCTGCACGTATTGACTGCCTTGGTATGGGGTGGTTTCCGCACGCGCCAGGAGGACTAGACCGCTACGTATACGAACTAACGCATCATCTAGCTGCGGCAGGCGATCGCGTTACCCTATATGGTCTGGGTTTGCCAATACTAGATAACTCAGCAGTAGAGTTAGTCAATTTAGCTGCACCCGACCGTCCCCTCTGGCAGCGATTATGGTCAACTCGTTGTAACTTTGCCGAGCGGCAATTGCAGCAGCCAGACGCAATTAACCTGAATTTTGCTCTGTACAGTTTGCCATTGTTGCAGAGTTTGCCGAAGGGCGTACCAATAACCTTCACTTTCCACGGTCCTTGGGCATTAGAAAGCGCTCAGGAAGGTAGCAGTCAACTGAGCGTGTTGCTAAAACAGCACTTGGTAGAAAAAACGGTTTATCGTCGTTGCGATCGCTTTATCGTTCTCAGCCGTGCCTTTGGCGAGATTTTGCATCAAACATATCAAGTACCATGGCACAAAATTAATGTCATTCCAGGTGGGGTTGATTTACAACGCTTCCAGCCCAACTTATCGCGGCAACAAGCTCGGACTCATTTAAACTTTCCTTCAGACCGATTGATTCTATTCGCGCCCCGTCGCTTGGTTCACCGCATGGGTTTAGACAAGTTAATGCTAGCCCTGGCACAAATCAAGCCAAAAATTCCTTATGTCTTGTTGGCTATATCTGATAAAGGACCGCTCAAACCAGTTTTAGAACAACAAGTCGCAGAGATGGAACTGCAAGAACACGTAAAATTTCTAGGTTTTTTACCAGACGAGCAATTGCCGATCGCTTACCAAGCAGCAGATCTTTGTGTCATGCCCAGCCAATCATTGGAAGGTTTTGGTTTAACAGTTTTAGAATCTCTTGCTTGCGGCACTCCCGTGTTATGTACTCCTATAGGCGGAATGCCAGAAATTTTAGCTCCGTTTTCACCAGAATTAATTGCTGATACAAGCGAGGCAACTGCGATCGCTCGGAGATTAACGGAATTACTGACCGACCCAAGTTCGTTACCTTCTAGAGATGCTTGTCGGCAGTATGCTGCAACTCATTTTGATTGGCAGAAGATTGTATTACAAGTGCGCCAAGTCTTGTTAAGATAATGTGCCAATTATTCAACCTCAAATTTTTAAGTCCTGTTCTAGGAAAGTTAGTACTTGCTAATCGAAAGGATTAGTGGTACTGCGTAGGCTTTATATATTTTTTATAAAAGTTTTATATAGTTCGAGTATTGACTGTAAAGAAACAGTGAAAGCTGGCTAATATCGTGGTTGTTTTAAGGGATTTTGCATAACATAAGTATAAATTTGCTCAATCATTTCCGAAATCACGTAAGTCCAACGTGTCATTTTATTTAAGACATACAAATCTAAAACTTTTTAATTGCCATTTTACACAAGTTGAGGTCATACTCTTGAAAATACTTGGACAAATTGATTTGTAAGTCAGTTCGCCTGTAAGCAAATAAATATCTCTATTAGAGATTCCAATTTGCATTTAATTCTGGATCTCATCCCTGCTTGGGGAATTGAAACACTATAGCCGTTACATGTCAACATCTAAAGCTGGAATTATGCCTAATAGCTCTACTATCGAGCGAGAGCGCCAAACTAATCAAATTTTGCGCTATAAACTGAGGTGGCGACAACAATATCTGGTTGTAAATTTAGCATCAACAAGAAAAATGTATCTCTCTAGGCTTGACAGTCAGGAATGGTTAGTAGACCGTTTAAAGCTGTCATCATTAAAGGGGGTATGCCTCGATCCTAATCTTGGAGAGGCAGAGATCGAACTATGGGCTGATGCGTGCGCTCAAGCAAATAAAACAGCATTTCTGCGCCTACCACCTCAACTAAAAAGAGCAAAGCGACAAAATCTGATTGGTGGGAAATTGCAGGAGCTGCTCGACCGAGCGATCGCAGCTCTGTTAATTTTACTGCTCAGTCCTGCACTACTCGCATTGCTCTGCATATCCTGCTGGCGATCGCCCAACCCATTCACCTGCGATCGGCAGTGGTACGTGAGCCAGCAAGGTAAGCTATTCAGATTATACAAATTTCAATTAATCGCAACAGCCAACCCTAAACAACGAGAAAACGACGCACAGTACGAGTCAAAAAATCTGCTGGAGCGTTACGGACGCTCTCAACTCGAAGATTTGGATCGATGGCTGCGTAGATATCATTTTGATAGACTGCCGAAGCTATTCAATGCTTTGCGAGGAGAGATCGGAATTGTCGAACGACGCTATCTGACTTTGGAGCAGGTGGTCAGGTTGAGTTTAGACAAAAAAACACTTGACAAAAAGCAACTTTTAGAAGCGCGACACCAAGAACCACAGTCCGAACGCAGCATAGAAAAACTGCACTCGGTAGGAGTGAAGTACAAGCACTAAGCACTCACAGTTTTTGATTTTGCAGTTTTCGACTTGGCAGTTGTTTGTTCAGGTGTTGTCAGAAAATACATAACTAAATTTTCAGTTCATCTACAATTTCGATCTGTTAGCTACCCGCTAGCAGCTAGCGCAGTTAGAAAACTAAACTCCAATAGCAACATGAGAATAGATACATTTAGATGGATTGAACCAGCTAAGATGGGGAAATCCTATTTTGAGCTGCAATACCGATCGCTTCAACAACCAGTTATACATAACCCAAATCGAGTATTGAGTACCGATGGCTTGGAGTTTGGTAAATGAAAGCAATCAAAAGTCGAGTTCAGTGGGTTTTGAGCGGACGTAGTTCTACCGCTGCAACTTTGCAGACAGTTATGGCAAGAATACTCGTGCTAGCCGCCAACATGGGGACTGGAATCATTACGTCTAGAGCCTTGGAGCCACAAGGAAGAGGTGAATATAACGCGATCGCCCTTTGGCCTCAGTTTTTAGCTTACCTCTTAATGTTGGGCTTACCATCTGCCATACAATACAACTTCAAGCGTCATCCAGAAAAAGAATCGGAACTTTTTTCAGCAGCTCTTGGATTGAGCATGGTACTGGGTTTATTTGCCATGACGCTCGGCATCGTATTCATGCCAAGATTCCTACCACAGTACTCGGCAGATGTGATTCGCTTTGCCCAATGGTACATGCTCTTAGCTCCGATCGTCCTTTTAACAGAAATTTTTTTCTCAATCCTGGAAGCAAACCAAGAGTTTACCTTTGTCAATCAACTTCGTTCCTTACAACCATTATTTACTCTAGCTATTTTGGGCGTGTTGGCATCGACCGAGCAACTGACTCCTTTGACTGCCGCTCTAGCCTACAGCGTACCTGGATTGC from Chroococcidiopsis sp. SAG 2025 harbors:
- a CDS encoding PIG-L family deacetylase → MTSKQREQEIINRLKGIVGLHLRNLTSYLLFLWIVAGKSKPLALSQKSAIVFAPHQDDETLGCGGAIALKRQQGVPVKVVFMTDGRYGFLEHMETVEVINLRKKEALTALNVLGVADSEIIFLDQIDGTLANLTSESRQNLVAQIVQLLQKTAPGEVYVPHRKDFHADHEATYDLVRTAIAQSGMQVELLQYPIWIFWQNPLSFQLQKRDLDGAYRLLINSVRDRKHQAIETYQSQIPGLSRGFLRRFFSPYELFFKE
- a CDS encoding glycosyltransferase produces the protein MIANFLHRLGHYFNFIVGKIKGRVNRLKVASFKPEGIAKGNALISYNLDPFLAKSTEAVCNKHTHHWETVEMVRILLDLGYCVDVITLFNDLFIPQKKYSIAIDSRHNLERLAPILARNCIRILYADTAHIVFHNAAECNRLYALQQRRGITLRNNRFEPPNKGVEYADCTIVLGNEFTINTFKYARKPVYRVPISTTEVYPFPVEKDFSTCCRSFLWFGSNGAVHKGLDLVLEAFAEMPDYHLTICGPVSKELDFEKAFYRELYHTPNIHTYGWIDVSSPDFVKIANSCLGIIYPSCSEGGGGCVITCMHAGLIPIVTYEASVDVRDDYGVILKEASIAEIKKEIQKISSLPPAELKAMARRAWEFVRANHTREKYSQEYRRVMTEIIDTFGKSKDLN
- the hepC gene encoding heterocyst development glycosyltransferase HepC; protein product: MSTSKAGIMPNSSTIERERQTNQILRYKLRWRQQYLVVNLASTRKMYLSRLDSQEWLVDRLKLSSLKGVCLDPNLGEAEIELWADACAQANKTAFLRLPPQLKRAKRQNLIGGKLQELLDRAIAALLILLLSPALLALLCISCWRSPNPFTCDRQWYVSQQGKLFRLYKFQLIATANPKQRENDAQYESKNLLERYGRSQLEDLDRWLRRYHFDRLPKLFNALRGEIGIVERRYLTLEQVVRLSLDKKTLDKKQLLEARHQEPQSERSIEKLHSVGVKYKH
- a CDS encoding glycosyltransferase family 4 protein, encoding MISDRLPKQDNSVATPARIDCLGMGWFPHAPGGLDRYVYELTHHLAAAGDRVTLYGLGLPILDNSAVELVNLAAPDRPLWQRLWSTRCNFAERQLQQPDAINLNFALYSLPLLQSLPKGVPITFTFHGPWALESAQEGSSQLSVLLKQHLVEKTVYRRCDRFIVLSRAFGEILHQTYQVPWHKINVIPGGVDLQRFQPNLSRQQARTHLNFPSDRLILFAPRRLVHRMGLDKLMLALAQIKPKIPYVLLAISDKGPLKPVLEQQVAEMELQEHVKFLGFLPDEQLPIAYQAADLCVMPSQSLEGFGLTVLESLACGTPVLCTPIGGMPEILAPFSPELIADTSEATAIARRLTELLTDPSSLPSRDACRQYAATHFDWQKIVLQVRQVLLR